In Mus musculus strain C57BL/6J chromosome 1, GRCm38.p6 C57BL/6J, a single genomic region encodes these proteins:
- the Nop58 gene encoding nucleolar protein 58 isoform X1, which yields MEGKINKQLKKVLKKIVKEAHEPLAVADAKLGGVIKEKLNLSCIHSPVVNELMRGIRSQMDGLIPGVEPREMAAMCLGLAHSLSRYRLKFSADKVDTMIVQAISLLDDLDKELNNYIMRCREWYGWHFPELGKIISDNLTYCKCLQKVGDRKNYASASLSEFLSEEVEAEVKAAAEISMGTEVSEEDICNILHLCTQVIEISEYRTQLYEYLQNRMMAIAPNVTVMVGELVGARLIAHAGSLLNLAKHAASTVQILGAEKALFRALKSRRDTPKYGLIYHASLVGQSSPKHKGKISRMLAAKTVLAIRYDAFGEDSSSAMGIENRAKLEARLRILEDRGIRKISGTGKALAKAEKYEHKSEVKTYDPSGDSTLPTCSKKRKIEEVDKEDEITEKKAKKAKIKIKAEVEEEMEEEEAEEEQVVEEEPTVKKKKKKDKKKHIKEEPLSEEEPCTSTAVPSPEKKKKKKKKKDAED from the exons ATGGAAGGCAAAATCAATAAACAGCTGAAGAAAGTTTTGAAGAAAATAGTAAAAGAAGCCCATGAACCTCTGGCTGTCGCTGATGCTAAACTAGGAGGGGTAATAAAG GAAAAATTGAATCTCAGCTGTATCCATAGTCCTGTTGTTAATGAACTTATGAGAGGAATCCGATCACAAATGGATGGCTTGATTCCTGGGGTAGAACCACGTGAGATGGCAGCCATGTGTCTTGGATTGGCCCACAG CCTGTCTCGATACAGATTGAAATTCAGTGCTGATAAAGTGGACACAATGATTGTTCAGGCAATTT CCTTATTAGATGACTTGGATAAAGAACTAAACAACTACATTATGCGGTGTAGGGAATGGTATGGCTGGCATTTCCCTGAGTTAGGGAAAATTATTTCAGATAATCTGACATACTGCAAGTGTTTACAGAAAGTTG GGGACAGGAAGAACTAtgcatctgcctctctctctgaatTCCTGTCTgaggaagtagaagcagaagtGAAAGCAGCTGCAGAGATATCTATGGGAACAGAGGTTTCTGAAGAAGATATTTGCAACATTCTACATCTGTGTACGCAG GTAATTGAAATTTCTGAATATAGGACTCAGCTCTATGAATATCTGCAAAATCGAATGATGGCCATTGCACCTAACGTTACAGTCATGGTTGGAGAATTAGTTGGAGCACGGCTTATTGCTCATGCAG gttctCTTTTGAATTTGGCCAAGCATGCAGCTTCTACAGTTCAGATTCTTGGAGCAGAAAAAGCACTTTTCAGGGCCCTCAAATCTAGACGAGACACACCTAAATATGGACTTATTTATCATGCTTCTCTTGTAGGCCAGTCAAgtcccaaacacaaaggaaag ATTTCTCGAATGCTGGCAGCCAAAACTGTTCTGGCTATCAGATACGACGCTTTTGGTGAAGATTCCAGTTCTGCAATGGGAATTGAGAACAGAGCCAAATTAGAGGCCAGGTTGAGGATTTTGGAGGACAGAGGG ataagaAAAATAAGTGGAACAGGAAAGGCATTAGCAAAAGCAGAAAAGTATGAACACAAAAG TGAAGTGAAGACTTACGATCCCTCTGGTGACTCCACACTTCCAACTTGTTCTAAAAAACGCAAAATAGAAGAGGTAGATAAAGAGGATGAAATTactgaaaagaaagcaaaaaaagccAAGATTAAAATTAAAG CTGAAgtagaggaggagatggaggaggaggaggcggaggaagAACAGGTAGTAGAAGAGGAGCCGactgtaaagaagaaaaagaagaaggataaaaagaaacacataaagGAAGAGCCACTTTCCGAGGAGGAGCCATGTACCAGCACAGCAGTTCCT AgtccagagaaaaagaagaaaaagaaaaagaagaaagatgctGAAGACTAA
- the Nop58 gene encoding nucleolar protein 58, with protein sequence MLVLFETSVGYAIFKVLNEKKLQEVDSLWKEFETPEKANKIVKLKHFEKFQDTAEALAAFTALMEGKINKQLKKVLKKIVKEAHEPLAVADAKLGGVIKEKLNLSCIHSPVVNELMRGIRSQMDGLIPGVEPREMAAMCLGLAHSLSRYRLKFSADKVDTMIVQAISLLDDLDKELNNYIMRCREWYGWHFPELGKIISDNLTYCKCLQKVGDRKNYASASLSEFLSEEVEAEVKAAAEISMGTEVSEEDICNILHLCTQVIEISEYRTQLYEYLQNRMMAIAPNVTVMVGELVGARLIAHAGSLLNLAKHAASTVQILGAEKALFRALKSRRDTPKYGLIYHASLVGQSSPKHKGKISRMLAAKTVLAIRYDAFGEDSSSAMGIENRAKLEARLRILEDRGIRKISGTGKALAKAEKYEHKSEVKTYDPSGDSTLPTCSKKRKIEEVDKEDEITEKKAKKAKIKIKAEVEEEMEEEEAEEEQVVEEEPTVKKKKKKDKKKHIKEEPLSEEEPCTSTAVPSPEKKKKKKKKKDAED encoded by the exons ATGTTGGTCCTGTTTGAAACGTCCGTTGGCTACGCCATCTTTAAG GTTCTGAATGAGAAGAAACTTCAAGAGGTTGATAGTTTGTGGAAAGAATTTGAAACTCCAGAGAAAGCAAATAAAAT AGTAAAGCTAAAACATTTTGAGAAATTTCAGGATACAGCAGAAGCATTAGCAG CATTCACAGCTCTGATGGAAGGCAAAATCAATAAACAGCTGAAGAAAGTTTTGAAGAAAATAGTAAAAGAAGCCCATGAACCTCTGGCTGTCGCTGATGCTAAACTAGGAGGGGTAATAAAG GAAAAATTGAATCTCAGCTGTATCCATAGTCCTGTTGTTAATGAACTTATGAGAGGAATCCGATCACAAATGGATGGCTTGATTCCTGGGGTAGAACCACGTGAGATGGCAGCCATGTGTCTTGGATTGGCCCACAG CCTGTCTCGATACAGATTGAAATTCAGTGCTGATAAAGTGGACACAATGATTGTTCAGGCAATTT CCTTATTAGATGACTTGGATAAAGAACTAAACAACTACATTATGCGGTGTAGGGAATGGTATGGCTGGCATTTCCCTGAGTTAGGGAAAATTATTTCAGATAATCTGACATACTGCAAGTGTTTACAGAAAGTTG GGGACAGGAAGAACTAtgcatctgcctctctctctgaatTCCTGTCTgaggaagtagaagcagaagtGAAAGCAGCTGCAGAGATATCTATGGGAACAGAGGTTTCTGAAGAAGATATTTGCAACATTCTACATCTGTGTACGCAG GTAATTGAAATTTCTGAATATAGGACTCAGCTCTATGAATATCTGCAAAATCGAATGATGGCCATTGCACCTAACGTTACAGTCATGGTTGGAGAATTAGTTGGAGCACGGCTTATTGCTCATGCAG gttctCTTTTGAATTTGGCCAAGCATGCAGCTTCTACAGTTCAGATTCTTGGAGCAGAAAAAGCACTTTTCAGGGCCCTCAAATCTAGACGAGACACACCTAAATATGGACTTATTTATCATGCTTCTCTTGTAGGCCAGTCAAgtcccaaacacaaaggaaag ATTTCTCGAATGCTGGCAGCCAAAACTGTTCTGGCTATCAGATACGACGCTTTTGGTGAAGATTCCAGTTCTGCAATGGGAATTGAGAACAGAGCCAAATTAGAGGCCAGGTTGAGGATTTTGGAGGACAGAGGG ataagaAAAATAAGTGGAACAGGAAAGGCATTAGCAAAAGCAGAAAAGTATGAACACAAAAG TGAAGTGAAGACTTACGATCCCTCTGGTGACTCCACACTTCCAACTTGTTCTAAAAAACGCAAAATAGAAGAGGTAGATAAAGAGGATGAAATTactgaaaagaaagcaaaaaaagccAAGATTAAAATTAAAG CTGAAgtagaggaggagatggaggaggaggaggcggaggaagAACAGGTAGTAGAAGAGGAGCCGactgtaaagaagaaaaagaagaaggataaaaagaaacacataaagGAAGAGCCACTTTCCGAGGAGGAGCCATGTACCAGCACAGCAGTTCCT AgtccagagaaaaagaagaaaaagaaaaagaagaaagatgctGAAGACTAA